From Gemmatimonadaceae bacterium, a single genomic window includes:
- the tsaD gene encoding tRNA (adenosine(37)-N6)-threonylcarbamoyltransferase complex transferase subunit TsaD has translation MPQGVRILGIETSCDETSAAVVTGTPERLSLDGLVILSQDVHRLFGGVVPEIASRQHLTGIVPAVERALTDAKVSLADIDAVAVTHAPGLVGALLVGTSYAKALAFTQGKPVVPVHHLEGHLFATLLEHAHATPPFTALLVSGGHTLLLDVPEWGRYQRLGQTRDDAVGEAFDKVAKLLGLPYPGGRPIEQLAATVESPPPDSPHWFARPMLRRRAVVTDEDYYDCSFSGLKTAVLYAVRASEKAGTLEQDKASIARGFQDAVVDTLTEKVYRAAKAHRRGRVVLGGGVACNQALQRALRERFAGRGGEVFAPSPRLATDNAAMIAAAGVFRFARGEIGSADFTAHAMLPIPGIF, from the coding sequence GTGCCCCAAGGCGTCCGGATTCTCGGCATCGAGACCAGCTGCGACGAAACCTCAGCAGCGGTCGTCACGGGAACGCCTGAGCGGCTGTCGCTCGACGGGCTCGTGATTCTGTCGCAGGACGTGCATCGGTTGTTCGGCGGCGTCGTGCCGGAGATTGCGAGCCGCCAGCATCTCACCGGGATCGTGCCGGCCGTGGAGCGCGCGCTCACCGATGCGAAGGTCTCGCTGGCCGACATCGACGCCGTGGCCGTCACCCACGCCCCCGGGCTCGTGGGGGCGCTGCTCGTCGGCACGAGCTACGCCAAGGCGCTGGCCTTCACGCAGGGCAAGCCGGTCGTGCCGGTGCATCATCTCGAGGGGCATCTTTTTGCCACGCTCCTCGAGCACGCGCACGCAACGCCTCCCTTCACCGCACTGCTGGTGAGCGGCGGCCACACGCTGCTGCTCGACGTCCCCGAGTGGGGGCGGTACCAGCGCCTCGGCCAGACGCGCGACGATGCGGTGGGTGAAGCGTTCGACAAGGTCGCCAAGCTGTTGGGCCTCCCGTACCCGGGCGGGCGCCCGATCGAGCAACTCGCGGCCACGGTGGAGTCGCCGCCACCCGACTCGCCGCACTGGTTTGCGCGCCCCATGCTGCGCCGCCGTGCGGTGGTGACCGACGAGGATTACTACGACTGCTCCTTCAGCGGCCTCAAGACCGCCGTGCTCTACGCCGTCCGGGCGTCCGAGAAGGCGGGGACGCTGGAACAGGACAAGGCGAGCATCGCCCGCGGCTTTCAGGATGCCGTGGTGGACACGCTCACCGAAAAGGTCTATCGCGCTGCCAAGGCCCACCGCCGCGGGCGCGTCGTGCTCGGCGGCGGCGTGGCGTGCAACCAGGCGCTCCAGCGCGCCCTCCGCGAACGCTTTGCCGGGCGGGGCGGCGAGGTCTTTGCGCCCTCCCCGCGCCTCGCGACCGACAATGCGGCCATGATTGCGGCGGCTGGGGTATTTCGATTCGCCCGCGGAGAAATCGGCAGCGCCGACTTCACCGCCCACGCGATGCTCCCGATCCCGGGTATCTTCTAA
- the lgt gene encoding prolipoprotein diacylglyceryl transferase, whose protein sequence is MSPIIHHPAAFKLGPVEITGFGLAVLAAFAISQIICQRELWRRGQNLEADNIPDLVMAALLGTLIGAKTYYVVLTGDPSAFLSRGGFVFWGGFIGSVILCAALIVKRKLNFLRIADVAGIAIAAGYSVGRTGCWAVGDDYGRPFSGLFATQFPEGAPPSTVAIMSSQFHVSFPAGTNPADVVSVYPTQLYETLMGFIMFAILWRFRKHTQQAGWLFGLYCLLAGIERFIVEFYRAKDDALDVGLTTAQTIAITVGTIGVILLAVRRRPTTA, encoded by the coding sequence ATGTCCCCGATCATCCATCATCCCGCGGCCTTCAAGCTGGGCCCCGTCGAGATCACCGGCTTTGGCCTGGCGGTCCTCGCGGCCTTTGCCATCTCGCAGATCATCTGTCAGCGGGAGCTCTGGCGCCGGGGCCAGAATCTCGAGGCCGACAACATCCCCGATCTGGTGATGGCGGCGCTCCTCGGCACCCTGATCGGGGCCAAGACCTACTATGTCGTCCTCACCGGCGACCCGAGCGCCTTCCTGAGCCGCGGCGGTTTCGTGTTCTGGGGAGGCTTCATCGGCTCGGTGATCCTCTGCGCGGCGCTCATCGTGAAGCGGAAGCTCAACTTCCTCCGCATCGCCGATGTGGCCGGCATCGCCATCGCGGCCGGCTATTCGGTGGGGCGCACGGGCTGCTGGGCGGTTGGCGACGACTACGGCCGCCCCTTCTCCGGGCTGTTCGCGACCCAGTTTCCCGAGGGGGCGCCGCCGAGCACGGTGGCGATCATGTCGAGCCAGTTCCATGTGAGCTTCCCGGCCGGCACCAACCCCGCGGACGTCGTGTCGGTCTACCCCACCCAGCTCTACGAGACGCTGATGGGGTTCATCATGTTTGCCATCCTGTGGCGCTTCCGGAAGCACACCCAGCAGGCGGGGTGGCTCTTCGGCCTCTACTGCCTCCTGGCGGGCATTGAGCGCTTCATCGTGGAGTTCTACCGCGCCAAGGACGATGCGCTCGACGTGGGGCTCACGACGGCCCAGACGATCGCCATTACGGTCGGTACGATCGGGGTGATTTTGCTCGCCGTCCGGCGTCGCCCGACGACCGCGTAA
- a CDS encoding FeoA domain-containing protein, translated as MAPRTCALNACRAGTRATVIDIECSGDEACRLRALGLCEGTAVNIIDSRDAMLLEVRGTRLALGSALTAGITVRPVAPRA; from the coding sequence GTGGCGCCGCGCACCTGCGCGTTGAACGCCTGTCGGGCAGGCACCCGCGCGACGGTCATCGACATCGAGTGCTCGGGCGACGAAGCGTGCCGCCTCCGCGCCCTCGGGCTCTGCGAAGGCACCGCGGTGAACATCATCGATTCCCGCGACGCCATGCTCCTCGAAGTGCGGGGGACGCGCCTCGCGCTCGGCTCGGCGCTCACCGCCGGCATCACCGTGCGCCCCGTCGCACCGCGCGCCTGA
- the feoB gene encoding ferrous iron transport protein B: MSVDVAAPATPDVVRVAIIGNPNTGKTTLFNALTGLRQRVGNFAGVTVERVEGAFRGPDGRRMLTLDLPGSYSLSAGSPDERIALEVLLERDAESWRPDVVLVVVDAVHLERNLFLASQVLELGFPVVIALNQIDVAEAEGIRIDVPELIHELGVPIVPTVAKRGEGLEPLKKALLTALTLPAPERRFTLPESAARALQPLEACLLADGLKPIAARMEALRLLGVAKTEAHLEKIAGLDDAIATASAALRAEGYQPTRLESEVRYQWIADVLERTVRHEVHTRGNLSDKVDRWTLHRVWGPVIFLALMALVFQSVFSWATPMQDAIEAGIAFLGREAGQFIPEGDLRSLVVDGVFGGAGSVLVFLPQIAILFAFIGLLEHSGYMARAAFIMDRVMRKVGLHGKSFIPMLSGYACAVPGIMATRTIEDPKDRLATIMVVPLMSCSARLPVYTLLIGAFVPATALIPGLTLQGATMLGMYLLGTVAALVAAAVFKRTLLKGPVRPMILELPPYRWPSPKSLAVSVYQRCVLFLRRAGTVILSLSIVLWALATYPKADAQPFMSPEAQQEHRLEHSMLGKIGHTIEPLVRPLGYDWKIGVSMAASFAAREVFVSTMGTIYGVGSENDQALTQRLRDEVRPDGRKAYTPLIAVGLMVFYVFALMCMSTTAVTAREAGGGRLGWKWAGIQFVYMLGLAYLAAWIVYVGGTALGFGG, from the coding sequence ATGTCGGTGGACGTCGCCGCCCCGGCGACCCCGGATGTCGTCCGCGTTGCCATCATCGGCAACCCCAACACCGGCAAGACCACGCTCTTCAACGCGCTGACCGGCCTCCGGCAGCGCGTCGGCAACTTCGCTGGCGTCACCGTCGAACGCGTCGAAGGCGCCTTCCGCGGCCCCGACGGGCGCCGCATGCTCACGCTCGACCTGCCGGGGAGCTATTCGCTCTCGGCCGGCTCCCCCGATGAGCGCATCGCCCTCGAAGTGCTCCTCGAGCGCGACGCCGAAAGCTGGCGCCCCGATGTCGTGCTCGTCGTGGTCGACGCGGTGCACCTCGAGCGCAACCTGTTTCTCGCGAGTCAGGTCCTCGAGCTCGGCTTCCCGGTCGTCATCGCACTCAATCAGATCGACGTCGCCGAGGCCGAAGGCATTCGCATCGATGTCCCCGAGCTGATTCACGAGCTGGGCGTGCCCATCGTGCCCACCGTCGCCAAGCGCGGCGAAGGGCTCGAGCCGCTCAAGAAGGCGCTGCTCACCGCGCTGACGCTGCCGGCACCCGAGCGGCGCTTTACGCTCCCCGAGTCGGCCGCGCGGGCGCTGCAACCCCTCGAAGCGTGCCTCCTGGCCGACGGGCTCAAGCCCATCGCCGCGCGCATGGAAGCGTTGCGCCTGCTCGGTGTGGCCAAGACCGAGGCGCATCTCGAAAAGATCGCCGGACTCGACGACGCCATCGCCACCGCGAGTGCCGCCCTGCGCGCCGAGGGCTATCAGCCCACGCGGCTCGAGTCGGAAGTGCGGTATCAGTGGATCGCCGACGTGCTCGAACGCACCGTGCGCCACGAGGTGCACACGCGCGGCAACCTGAGCGACAAGGTCGATCGCTGGACGCTCCATCGTGTCTGGGGCCCGGTGATCTTCCTCGCGCTGATGGCGCTCGTCTTTCAGTCGGTCTTCTCGTGGGCCACACCCATGCAGGACGCCATCGAAGCGGGTATCGCGTTCCTGGGTCGTGAAGCGGGGCAGTTCATCCCTGAAGGCGACCTGCGATCGCTGGTCGTCGATGGTGTCTTCGGTGGCGCGGGCTCGGTGCTTGTCTTCCTGCCGCAGATCGCCATTCTATTCGCCTTCATTGGCCTGCTCGAGCACTCGGGCTACATGGCGCGCGCCGCATTCATCATGGACCGCGTGATGCGCAAGGTCGGGCTGCACGGCAAGAGCTTCATCCCCATGCTGTCGGGATATGCGTGCGCGGTGCCGGGCATCATGGCCACACGCACCATCGAAGATCCCAAGGACCGGCTCGCCACCATCATGGTGGTCCCGCTCATGAGCTGCTCGGCGCGCCTGCCGGTGTACACGCTGCTCATCGGCGCATTCGTCCCGGCCACCGCGCTCATCCCGGGGCTCACGCTGCAGGGTGCGACGATGCTGGGCATGTACCTGCTCGGCACCGTGGCCGCGCTCGTCGCGGCCGCCGTCTTCAAGCGCACGCTGCTCAAGGGCCCGGTGCGCCCCATGATCCTGGAGCTCCCGCCCTATCGCTGGCCGAGCCCCAAGTCGCTGGCGGTGTCGGTCTACCAGCGCTGCGTGCTCTTCCTGCGCCGCGCGGGGACGGTGATTCTGTCGCTCTCCATCGTGCTCTGGGCGCTCGCGACCTATCCCAAGGCCGACGCGCAGCCGTTCATGTCGCCGGAAGCACAGCAGGAGCATCGCCTCGAGCACTCCATGCTGGGCAAGATCGGCCACACCATCGAACCCCTCGTGCGCCCGCTGGGGTACGACTGGAAGATCGGCGTCTCGATGGCCGCGAGCTTCGCCGCCCGCGAAGTGTTCGTCTCCACGATGGGTACGATCTACGGCGTGGGCAGCGAGAACGATCAGGCGCTCACCCAGCGCCTGCGCGACGAAGTGCGCCCCGACGGCCGCAAGGCCTACACCCCACTCATCGCGGTGGGGCTCATGGTGTTCTATGTCTTCGCCCTGATGTGCATGAGCACCACCGCCGTCACCGCCCGCGAAGCCGGCGGCGGTCGCCTGGGGTGGAAGTGGGCGGGCATTCAGTTCGTCTACATGCTGGGTCTCGCGTACCTCGCCGCGTGGATCGTCTACGTCGGCGGCACCGCCCTCGGCTTCGGAGGCTGA
- a CDS encoding FeoB-associated Cys-rich membrane protein has product MTVDTLIVVAIVGTALAYTARRAWKQVQSARAKRAGHDCGCDNCGH; this is encoded by the coding sequence ATGACCGTGGACACCCTGATCGTCGTCGCGATCGTCGGCACCGCGCTCGCCTACACCGCCCGCCGCGCCTGGAAGCAAGTCCAAAGCGCCCGCGCCAAGCGCGCCGGACACGACTGCGGCTGCGACAACTGCGGGCACTGA